From Rhodanobacteraceae bacterium, the proteins below share one genomic window:
- a CDS encoding Cytochrome c-type biogenesis protein CcmG/DsbE, thiol:disulfide oxidoreductase, protein MNEVARKPVARFVPLIVFAALVAFFVVGLVWNQTHDARFVPSPLIDKPAPTFRLPRLNDPTQFVTKADLLGKPYLLNVFASWCFACGDEHPVLMAYRDRFGIPLIGYDYKDAPQDARAWLQRHGDPYHEVIADQSGETAINFGVYGAPETYLIDAKGVIRYKHIGPLTPDVIANELEPKIRALDGAGT, encoded by the coding sequence GTGAACGAAGTGGCACGCAAACCCGTCGCGCGATTCGTGCCGCTGATCGTGTTCGCGGCGCTGGTCGCGTTTTTCGTGGTGGGCCTGGTGTGGAACCAGACCCACGACGCGCGTTTCGTGCCCAGCCCACTGATCGACAAGCCCGCGCCCACGTTCCGCCTGCCGCGCCTGAACGATCCGACCCAGTTCGTCACCAAGGCCGACCTGCTGGGCAAGCCGTACCTGCTCAACGTGTTCGCGAGCTGGTGCTTCGCCTGCGGCGACGAGCACCCGGTGCTGATGGCGTACCGCGACAGGTTCGGCATCCCGCTGATCGGCTATGACTACAAGGACGCGCCGCAGGATGCGCGCGCGTGGTTGCAGCGCCACGGTGATCCCTACCACGAAGTGATCGCCGACCAGTCCGGCGAAACCGCGATCAACTTCGGCGTGTACGGCGCGCCGGAAACCTACTTGATCGATGCGAAAGGCGTGATTCGCTACAAGCACATCGGGCCGCTGACGCCGGACGTGATTGCGAACGAACTGGAGCCGAAGATCCGCGCACTCGATGGAGCGGGGACATGA
- a CDS encoding Cytochrome c heme lyase subunit CcmF, with product MNPELGQVALILALLLSALQCALPIIGAWRGSRPLMATAPTLAIGQFVFVALAFGILMWSFWMNDFSVAYVAQNSNLSLPWFYKLSAVWGAHEGSLLLWMLILNGWTLALVVFGGKLPEAFFSRVIGVLGFVAFGFLLYMITTSNPFLRQFPIPANGADLNPVLQDPGLVFHPPTLYMGYVGFSVAFAFAIASLLGGELKSTWVRWARPWTNVAWGFLTLGIVAGSAWAYYELGWGGWWFWDPVENASFMPWLIGAALIHAQAITDKRDGLRAWTLLLSIFGFAFSLLGTFLVRSGLLTSVHAFAFAPSRGIFILVYLAVVVGGSLLLYALRAPKVTGGKSFALASRETLMVIGNLMLTVACAMVLLGTLYPLVGEALNIGRISVGPPYFGPLFLILMAPLVLALPFGPLSRWGKADLKVWRNALIRIVALAVAAGIVGFIVGAHGWYQLLGITGAVWVMAGVVLFAIKRWREAPRGKRYPFEMLGMMLAHFGIGVFIAGAILTTSMSVEQDVSMKPGASVDVGAYAFHFSGVTETQGPNYQAQQGTVVITSNGKPVVTLHPQKRTYIGGQVQTEAAIQAGVFRDLYVSLGDAIGDGAWSLRVYDKPFVRWIWGGGVLMMLGGFAVILDKRFRLKRAVEPETARVKPEPEAPRKLAEGEA from the coding sequence ATGAACCCCGAACTCGGCCAGGTCGCGCTGATCCTCGCGCTGCTGCTGTCAGCGCTGCAATGCGCGCTGCCGATCATCGGCGCGTGGCGCGGCAGCAGGCCGCTGATGGCGACCGCGCCGACGCTTGCGATCGGGCAGTTCGTGTTCGTGGCGTTGGCATTCGGGATCCTGATGTGGTCGTTCTGGATGAATGATTTTTCCGTCGCGTACGTCGCGCAGAACTCCAACCTGTCGCTGCCATGGTTCTACAAGTTGTCGGCGGTGTGGGGCGCGCACGAAGGTTCGCTGCTGTTGTGGATGCTGATCCTCAACGGCTGGACGCTGGCGCTGGTGGTGTTCGGCGGCAAGCTGCCCGAGGCGTTCTTCTCGCGCGTGATCGGCGTGCTCGGCTTCGTGGCGTTCGGTTTCCTGCTGTACATGATCACGACGTCCAATCCGTTCCTGCGGCAGTTCCCGATTCCCGCCAACGGCGCGGACTTGAATCCGGTGCTGCAGGACCCGGGCCTCGTGTTCCATCCGCCCACGCTGTACATGGGCTACGTCGGTTTCAGCGTGGCGTTCGCGTTCGCGATCGCGTCACTGCTGGGCGGTGAACTGAAATCGACGTGGGTGCGCTGGGCGCGCCCGTGGACGAATGTCGCGTGGGGATTCCTGACGCTCGGCATCGTCGCGGGCAGCGCGTGGGCGTATTACGAACTCGGCTGGGGCGGCTGGTGGTTCTGGGATCCGGTCGAAAACGCCTCGTTCATGCCGTGGCTGATCGGTGCCGCGCTGATCCACGCGCAGGCGATCACCGACAAGCGCGACGGCCTGCGCGCGTGGACGTTGCTGCTGTCGATCTTCGGCTTCGCGTTCTCGCTGCTCGGCACGTTCCTGGTGCGCTCGGGCCTGCTGACCAGCGTGCACGCGTTCGCGTTCGCGCCTTCGCGCGGCATCTTCATCCTCGTCTATCTCGCGGTGGTGGTCGGCGGTTCGCTGCTGCTGTACGCGCTGCGTGCGCCGAAAGTCACCGGCGGCAAATCGTTCGCGCTGGCGTCGCGCGAAACGTTGATGGTGATCGGGAACCTGATGCTCACGGTCGCCTGCGCGATGGTTCTGCTCGGCACGCTGTATCCACTGGTCGGCGAGGCGCTCAACATCGGCCGCATTTCGGTGGGGCCGCCCTATTTCGGGCCGCTGTTCCTGATCCTGATGGCGCCGCTGGTGCTGGCGCTGCCGTTCGGGCCGCTGTCGCGCTGGGGCAAGGCCGATCTGAAGGTGTGGCGCAACGCGCTGATCCGCATCGTCGCGCTTGCGGTCGCGGCCGGCATCGTCGGTTTCATCGTCGGCGCGCACGGCTGGTATCAATTGCTCGGAATCACCGGCGCCGTGTGGGTGATGGCGGGCGTGGTGCTGTTCGCGATCAAGCGCTGGCGCGAAGCGCCGCGCGGCAAGCGCTATCCGTTCGAGATGCTGGGCATGATGCTGGCGCACTTCGGCATAGGCGTGTTCATCGCCGGCGCGATCCTGACCACCTCGATGAGCGTGGAACAGGACGTCAGCATGAAACCGGGCGCGAGCGTCGACGTCGGCGCCTATGCTTTTCATTTCAGCGGCGTCACCGAAACGCAGGGGCCGAATTACCAGGCGCAGCAGGGCACGGTGGTGATCACGAGCAACGGCAAACCGGTCGTGACCTTGCATCCGCAGAAGCGCACCTACATTGGCGGCCAGGTGCAGACCGAAGCCGCGATCCAGGCCGGCGTGTTCCGCGACCTGTACGTGTCGCTGGGTGACGCGATCGGCGACGGCGCGTGGTCGCTGCGCGTGTACGACAAGCCGTTCGTGCGCTGGATCTGGGGCGGCGGCGTGCTGATGATGCTGGGCGGCTTCGCGGTGATCCTCGACAAGCGCTTCCGCCTCAAGCGCGCGGTGGAACCGGAAACCGCGCGCGTAAAACCCGAGCCCGAAGCGCCGCGCAAGCTCGCGGAAGGCGAAGCGTGA
- a CDS encoding pyrimidine dimer DNA glycosylase — translation MRLWSLHPRYLDSKGLTAAWREALLARAVLAGQTRGYRAHPQLVRFECCTAPLAAIESYLHGLLAEAQARGFGFDAGKLSDPHSRRRLTVTRGQLAFEVRHLRGKLRVRDPERLRLLPRSVAALETHPLFRPVPGPVAAWERGDARG, via the coding sequence ATGCGCTTGTGGAGCCTGCACCCGCGTTATCTCGATTCGAAAGGTCTGACCGCCGCCTGGCGCGAGGCATTGCTGGCGCGTGCGGTATTGGCCGGGCAAACGCGCGGCTATCGCGCGCATCCGCAACTGGTCCGGTTCGAGTGCTGCACGGCACCGCTCGCGGCCATCGAAAGCTATCTGCATGGGCTGCTGGCGGAAGCGCAGGCGCGCGGTTTCGGGTTCGATGCGGGCAAGCTGTCCGATCCCCATTCGCGCAGGCGGCTGACCGTCACGCGCGGACAACTCGCATTCGAGGTGCGTCATCTGCGCGGAAAACTGCGCGTGCGCGATCCCGAGCGGCTGCGCCTGCTGCCGCGCAGCGTTGCCGCGCTCGAAACGCATCCCTTGTTTCGCCCCGTTCCCGGACCGGTCGCGGCGTGGGAGCGCGGCGACGCGCGCGGCTGA
- a CDS encoding Ribulosamine/erythrulosamine 3-kinase potentially involved in protein deglycation produces the protein MHSATLPDGTTVVIKQRHGVPRDFFRAEVRGLAALRDAHALRVPEVYEVADDRIVLEDLGEGVRPADYWQRAGAGLAKQHAVTGARFGFDHDGFCGDSPQDNTHDEDGWRFFAERRLLPQLRHARDSGLIEARDGAAVELLCANLRQRVPGMPPVLLHGDLWSGNLHVCGDGGPALIDAGAVHHGWAEAELAMLVLFGSPPRAFFEAYAERAPLRRDWRGRAPLYNLYHLLNHVNLFGAGYVPKLRAALAACM, from the coding sequence GTGCATTCCGCGACCTTGCCCGACGGAACCACCGTCGTCATCAAGCAGCGGCACGGCGTGCCACGCGATTTCTTTCGCGCCGAAGTGCGCGGGCTGGCGGCCCTGCGCGACGCGCACGCGCTGCGCGTACCCGAAGTGTACGAAGTGGCAGACGACCGGATCGTGCTGGAAGATCTCGGCGAGGGCGTGCGCCCGGCCGATTACTGGCAGCGCGCGGGCGCGGGACTGGCGAAACAGCACGCCGTCACCGGCGCACGCTTTGGATTCGATCACGACGGCTTCTGCGGCGACTCGCCGCAGGACAACACGCACGACGAGGACGGCTGGCGTTTCTTCGCCGAGCGCCGGCTGCTGCCGCAACTGCGCCACGCGCGCGACAGCGGCCTGATCGAGGCGCGTGACGGCGCGGCGGTCGAATTGCTGTGCGCGAACCTGCGCCAACGCGTTCCCGGCATGCCGCCCGTGCTGCTGCACGGCGACCTGTGGTCGGGCAACCTGCACGTCTGCGGCGATGGCGGTCCGGCCTTGATCGACGCCGGTGCGGTGCACCACGGCTGGGCCGAAGCCGAGCTGGCGATGCTGGTCCTGTTCGGCTCACCGCCGCGCGCGTTCTTCGAGGCCTACGCCGAACGTGCGCCATTGCGGCGCGACTGGCGCGGGCGCGCGCCGCTCTACAACCTCTACCACCTGTTGAACCACGTCAACCTGTTCGGCGCGGGCTATGTGCCGAAGCTGCGCGCGGCCCTGGCCGCGTGCATGTGA
- a CDS encoding Cytochrome c-type biogenesis protein CcmE, heme chaperone, with the protein MNPVRKRRLVITLLILGAVGIATALSVFALQKNMTYLYSPSEVDAGKAPEGHPFRLGGIVKEGSVHRVPGSLTTDFVITDRFRSIPVTYTGILPDLFRVGQSTITTGSMKDGKFVATQVLAKHDSTYMPPQVAQAIAKAEKEHRVPGTRDPGLGTRQKNAESQP; encoded by the coding sequence ATGAATCCGGTGCGCAAGCGGCGGCTGGTCATCACGCTGCTGATCCTGGGCGCGGTCGGCATCGCGACGGCGTTGTCGGTGTTCGCGCTGCAGAAGAACATGACGTATTTGTATTCGCCTTCCGAAGTCGACGCCGGCAAGGCGCCGGAGGGCCATCCCTTCCGGTTGGGCGGCATCGTCAAGGAAGGCAGCGTGCATCGCGTGCCCGGTTCGCTAACGACTGATTTCGTGATCACCGATCGTTTCCGGAGCATCCCGGTGACCTACACCGGCATCCTGCCCGACCTGTTCCGCGTGGGCCAGAGCACCATCACCACGGGTTCGATGAAGGATGGCAAGTTCGTCGCGACCCAGGTGCTCGCGAAGCACGACTCGACCTACATGCCGCCGCAGGTCGCGCAGGCGATCGCGAAGGCCGAGAAGGAGCATCGCGTGCCCGGGACTCGGGACCCGGGACTCGGAACTCGGCAAAAGAACGCGGAGTCGCAGCCATGA
- a CDS encoding Homoserine O-acetyltransferase: MADARQYYALPSPFRMKRGGELHGAQLAYETWGSLNAARDNAVLIFTGLSPSAHAASNAADDSAGWWEDIVGPGKAIDTNRWFVVCANTLGSCKGSSGPASINPATGDVYRLDFPELSLEDAGNAGYELMRGLGIERLAALVGCSMGGMAALGCLAHHPGFARAHVSVCTAPRAQPFAIAIRSLQREAIRLDPKWNDGHYDDERYPDTGMNIARKLGVITYRSALEWSGRFGRIRLEADQREEEPFGAEFQIESYLNAHARRFTRSFDPNCYLYLSRASDWFDLAEYGGTSDPVTAVRNALAKMKLERALVIGVETDILFPLEQQQQLSEDLRATGTDTTFVGLDSPQGHDAFLVDTGRFGAAIGAFMATL; encoded by the coding sequence ATGGCCGACGCCCGCCAATACTACGCCCTGCCTTCGCCGTTCCGGATGAAACGCGGCGGCGAGCTGCACGGCGCGCAACTCGCGTACGAAACCTGGGGCAGTTTGAATGCAGCCCGCGACAACGCGGTGCTGATCTTCACCGGGTTGTCGCCGAGCGCGCACGCGGCCAGCAATGCAGCGGACGATTCGGCCGGCTGGTGGGAAGACATCGTCGGCCCCGGCAAGGCCATCGACACGAATCGCTGGTTCGTGGTCTGCGCGAACACGCTGGGCAGCTGCAAGGGTTCCAGCGGGCCCGCATCCATCAATCCCGCGACCGGCGACGTGTACCGCCTCGATTTTCCCGAGCTGTCGCTCGAAGACGCGGGCAACGCCGGTTACGAACTCATGCGCGGACTCGGCATCGAGCGGCTTGCCGCGCTGGTCGGCTGCTCGATGGGCGGCATGGCCGCGCTCGGCTGCCTTGCGCATCATCCGGGTTTCGCGCGCGCGCACGTGAGCGTGTGCACGGCGCCGCGCGCGCAACCGTTTGCGATCGCGATCCGCTCGCTGCAGCGCGAAGCGATCCGGCTCGATCCGAAATGGAACGATGGCCATTACGACGACGAGCGCTACCCCGACACCGGCATGAACATCGCGCGCAAGCTGGGCGTGATCACCTACCGCTCGGCGCTGGAATGGAGCGGACGCTTCGGCCGCATCCGGCTGGAAGCCGACCAGCGCGAGGAAGAACCGTTCGGCGCGGAGTTCCAGATCGAGTCCTACCTCAACGCGCACGCGCGCCGCTTCACGCGTTCGTTCGACCCGAATTGCTACCTGTACCTGTCGCGCGCGTCCGACTGGTTCGACCTTGCCGAATACGGCGGCACGTCCGATCCCGTCACCGCGGTGCGCAATGCGCTGGCGAAGATGAAACTGGAACGCGCACTGGTGATCGGCGTCGAAACCGACATCCTGTTCCCGCTGGAACAGCAGCAGCAACTCTCCGAGGACCTGCGCGCCACCGGCACCGACACCACGTTCGTCGGACTGGATTCCCCGCAAGGCCACGACGCGTTCCTGGTCGATACCGGCCGCTTCGGCGCCGCGATCGGCGCGTTCATGGCGACGCTCTGA
- a CDS encoding Serine/threonine kinase, with product MPNPQSLTRQHAIGGAIGVALLVFALVYRFFPEALKVEPALLKSHRATVSSAPVRPQVVQRQLTPAESELNAGPPISLAPTAVIAARAQGAFGNQAGKGKVAQLLTDAGKAARAGNLIGPDKDSALVLVLEAAKQAPDDPHVKTAVSLLHARLIANVQQSLATGDADAARANLDALKQLPGAQDDLPALAARIDAAAKVQPLLEQASELVQKGKLEGPGDDTALAVYRKVLILDPENVVARQGLQRVQQASLDRALSAAAQNDDAKADAALADAAAILPSSPALADTRARIAAMRSGRADNLMSQAESALDAGNLDLAQRIAEQAAALGASTDAFMAKLQNAREYANYHPGQVFTDHFLDIVGQAPAMVVIPRGTFLMGSPQRGRVQSSAEQPQHEVTLARGFAMARAEVTVGEFRAFVRSSGYVSDSDRLGGASVYDETNGRMQMRSGVDWQDDYAGQPAKPNDPVVNVSWNDAHAYAEWLSRRTGKHYRLPTEAEYEYAERGGTTTLYWWGDGTPSRPVENLTGSGDRSPAHRSWANAFRNYSDNYWGPAPVMSFQPNPFGLYDIDGNVSEWVADCWHENYVRAPTDGSAWVNPGCSERVIRGGSWGSAPDQDRSAFRMGAASDSRSGRVGFRVVREL from the coding sequence ATGCCGAACCCGCAATCCCTGACTCGTCAACACGCGATCGGTGGCGCGATCGGGGTGGCCTTGCTGGTGTTCGCGCTGGTCTACCGGTTTTTCCCGGAAGCGTTGAAGGTCGAGCCGGCGCTGTTGAAATCGCATCGCGCCACGGTGTCCAGCGCGCCCGTCAGGCCGCAGGTGGTGCAGCGCCAACTGACGCCGGCCGAGTCGGAACTCAACGCCGGTCCGCCGATTTCGCTGGCGCCGACCGCCGTAATTGCGGCGCGGGCGCAGGGCGCATTCGGCAACCAGGCCGGCAAGGGCAAGGTCGCGCAATTGCTCACCGACGCGGGCAAGGCCGCGCGCGCCGGCAACCTGATCGGTCCGGACAAGGACAGCGCGCTCGTGCTGGTGCTCGAGGCCGCCAAGCAGGCGCCGGACGATCCGCACGTGAAAACCGCGGTGTCGCTGTTGCACGCGCGCCTGATCGCGAACGTGCAGCAGTCGCTCGCGACCGGCGACGCGGACGCGGCGCGCGCCAACCTGGATGCGCTGAAGCAATTGCCGGGTGCGCAGGATGACCTGCCCGCGCTGGCAGCGCGCATCGACGCCGCGGCCAAGGTGCAGCCGTTGCTGGAGCAGGCCAGCGAACTGGTGCAGAAGGGCAAGCTGGAAGGTCCGGGCGACGACACCGCGCTGGCGGTGTATCGCAAGGTGCTCATCCTCGATCCCGAAAACGTGGTGGCCCGCCAAGGCCTGCAACGCGTGCAGCAGGCCTCGCTGGACCGCGCGCTGAGCGCGGCCGCGCAGAACGATGACGCCAAGGCGGATGCGGCACTCGCGGATGCCGCGGCGATCCTGCCATCCTCGCCCGCGCTGGCCGACACGCGCGCGCGCATCGCGGCGATGCGCTCGGGCCGTGCGGACAACCTGATGTCGCAGGCCGAGTCCGCGCTGGATGCCGGCAACCTCGACTTGGCGCAGCGCATCGCGGAGCAGGCGGCGGCGCTGGGCGCCTCCACCGACGCGTTCATGGCGAAACTGCAGAACGCGCGCGAATACGCCAACTACCATCCGGGCCAGGTGTTCACCGATCACTTCCTCGACATCGTGGGGCAGGCGCCGGCGATGGTGGTGATCCCGCGCGGCACGTTCCTGATGGGATCGCCGCAGCGCGGCCGCGTGCAGTCGAGCGCCGAACAGCCGCAGCACGAGGTGACGCTCGCCAGGGGTTTCGCGATGGCGCGCGCCGAAGTGACGGTCGGCGAGTTCCGCGCGTTCGTGCGCTCGTCGGGTTACGTGTCGGATTCCGATCGCCTGGGCGGCGCGTCGGTGTACGACGAAACCAACGGCCGCATGCAGATGCGCTCGGGCGTGGACTGGCAGGACGATTACGCCGGACAGCCCGCGAAGCCGAACGATCCCGTCGTCAACGTGTCGTGGAACGATGCGCATGCCTACGCCGAATGGTTGTCCAGGCGCACGGGCAAGCACTACCGCCTGCCGACCGAGGCCGAATACGAGTACGCCGAACGCGGCGGCACCACCACGCTGTACTGGTGGGGCGACGGCACGCCCTCGCGCCCGGTCGAGAACCTCACCGGCAGCGGCGACCGCTCGCCGGCGCACCGCAGTTGGGCCAATGCCTTCAGGAACTACAGCGACAACTATTGGGGACCGGCGCCGGTGATGAGCTTCCAGCCCAACCCGTTCGGACTGTACGACATCGACGGCAACGTGTCGGAATGGGTGGCGGATTGCTGGCACGAAAACTACGTGCGCGCGCCGACCGACGGCAGCGCGTGGGTCAACCCCGGTTGCAGCGAGCGCGTGATCCGCGGCGGTTCGTGGGGCAGTGCGCCCGACCAGGACCGCTCGGCGTTCCGCATGGGCGCCGCGTCCGATTCGCGCAGCGGACGCGTGGGATTCCGCGTCGTGCGCGAGTTGTAA
- a CDS encoding Cytochrome c heme lyase subunit CcmH, protein MITRFLVIAALMVVAALACVLVPLLRSARREGRPRAPFLLALALALVTPPIVLGAYLMVGTPQALQSASASIDDHATLLEATQQLQASLQRKPDNAEGWALLAQAYSALGQPRQALDALDHLLKLKPDDPDAMVAWVEATAETSLSHRIDDVARAKLQRALQIEPTHQRALWLLGISDFQRNDYAGAAKQWKTLLPLLQPGSRVATAVQQELAAAEAHMGGGTQDATLAAADPTSATSSATAHPGVALTVMVKLDPKLAHKVKSGDTLFVFARAVDGPPMPLAVARLKASDLPAKVTLTDAMAMTPAMTLSKFAKVNVAARISQSGNAMPQAGDLESAPVEVATNSHAPVTLTIDKVD, encoded by the coding sequence GTGATCACGCGCTTCCTCGTCATCGCCGCCCTCATGGTGGTGGCCGCACTGGCCTGCGTGCTGGTGCCGCTGCTGCGCAGCGCGCGCCGCGAAGGCCGTCCGCGCGCGCCGTTCTTGCTGGCGCTCGCGCTCGCGCTGGTGACGCCGCCCATTGTGCTGGGTGCCTACCTGATGGTCGGCACGCCGCAGGCGTTGCAATCCGCATCGGCCAGCATCGACGACCACGCGACCCTCCTCGAAGCCACACAACAGCTGCAGGCCAGCCTGCAGCGCAAGCCCGACAACGCCGAAGGCTGGGCGTTGCTGGCGCAGGCGTATTCCGCGCTCGGCCAGCCGCGGCAGGCCCTGGATGCACTGGATCACCTGTTGAAGTTGAAGCCCGATGATCCGGACGCGATGGTGGCGTGGGTGGAAGCGACGGCGGAAACATCCCTTTCGCATCGGATCGACGATGTCGCGCGCGCGAAGTTGCAGCGCGCGCTGCAGATCGAGCCAACCCATCAGCGCGCTCTATGGCTGCTCGGCATCAGCGATTTCCAGCGCAACGATTACGCCGGCGCCGCGAAGCAATGGAAAACCCTGCTGCCCCTGCTGCAGCCCGGCTCCAGGGTCGCCACTGCCGTGCAGCAGGAATTGGCCGCGGCCGAGGCGCACATGGGCGGCGGTACACAGGATGCCACGCTGGCCGCGGCCGATCCCACATCGGCAACTTCATCCGCCACGGCCCACCCTGGCGTTGCGCTCACCGTGATGGTCAAGCTCGATCCGAAACTCGCGCACAAGGTGAAATCCGGCGACACGCTGTTCGTGTTCGCGCGCGCGGTGGACGGTCCGCCGATGCCGCTGGCGGTGGCGCGCCTCAAGGCATCCGATTTGCCCGCGAAAGTCACGTTGACCGATGCGATGGCCATGACGCCCGCAATGACGTTGTCGAAATTCGCCAAGGTCAACGTTGCGGCGCGCATCAGCCAGAGCGGCAATGCGATGCCGCAAGCCGGCGATCTGGAATCCGCGCCGGTCGAAGTCGCCACGAACTCGCATGCACCGGTCACACTGACGATCGACAAGGTGGATTGA
- a CDS encoding Cytochrome c heme lyase subunit CcmL, with protein sequence MKRLLAIALIAFALTLSAAAFAIDPLPFKDTAQRDRFQHLTRELRCMVCQDESLLSSNADFAKQLRRQIFDMMQQGKSDKEIKDWLVARYSTFILYDPPLAPSTIALWFGTPAILLAGGIVVVVLLRRRTRPAGMIAEEPGDDW encoded by the coding sequence ATGAAGCGTTTGCTCGCGATCGCGTTGATCGCTTTCGCGCTGACACTCAGCGCGGCCGCGTTCGCGATCGATCCGCTGCCCTTCAAGGACACCGCGCAGCGCGATCGTTTCCAGCACCTGACCCGCGAACTGCGTTGCATGGTGTGCCAGGACGAAAGCCTGCTGTCGTCGAACGCCGATTTCGCCAAGCAGTTGCGGCGGCAGATTTTCGACATGATGCAGCAGGGCAAGAGCGACAAGGAAATCAAGGACTGGCTGGTCGCGCGTTATTCGACTTTCATCCTGTACGACCCGCCGCTGGCGCCTTCGACGATCGCGCTGTGGTTCGGCACGCCCGCGATCCTGCTTGCGGGCGGCATCGTGGTGGTCGTGCTGCTGCGCCGGCGCACGCGCCCGGCCGGCATGATCGCTGAAGAACCCGGAGACGATTGGTGA
- a CDS encoding Ribonuclease D, with protein MSATWIDHAGGLPPLSAHGVLGLDTEFMRRNTFFPKLALVQAALAGECWLLDPLAYDAAADVRALVGGRLCVMHSASEDMEALAPLLDGMPLALFDTQIAAALCGMGPGLSYQKLAASVLGVDIPKDETRSDWLQRPLSASQFDYAAQDVAHLEALHEKLSAELQRRGRDVWHAEDCARLAQRAQRDPAQIDPQPQRGFRSAADWPAEARARLKRVLLWRDAVARTLDRPRPWIIDDANALALSLQPPASSGELFERVKGQRALRGPQRSELLALLQTIATPEELAALAPIPAAPKGDTRRAADAMRDVVQSEAARLDIPPGLLCPRRLIEEFAVTRTWPEGLNGWRATVLQARLTPLLAG; from the coding sequence ATGAGCGCCACCTGGATCGACCATGCAGGCGGCCTGCCGCCGCTTTCCGCGCACGGCGTGCTGGGACTCGACACCGAGTTCATGCGCCGCAACACCTTCTTCCCGAAACTGGCGCTGGTGCAGGCTGCGCTCGCGGGCGAATGCTGGCTGCTCGACCCGCTCGCCTACGACGCGGCCGCCGACGTGCGCGCGCTCGTGGGCGGACGCCTGTGCGTGATGCACAGCGCTAGCGAAGACATGGAAGCGCTGGCGCCGCTGCTGGACGGCATGCCGCTGGCACTGTTCGACACCCAGATCGCGGCGGCGCTGTGCGGCATGGGCCCGGGCCTGAGCTACCAGAAACTCGCGGCCAGCGTGCTGGGCGTCGACATTCCGAAGGACGAAACGCGTTCCGACTGGCTGCAGCGTCCGCTGTCCGCGAGCCAGTTCGACTACGCCGCGCAGGACGTCGCCCACCTCGAAGCCCTGCACGAAAAATTGTCGGCCGAATTGCAGCGGCGCGGACGCGATGTCTGGCACGCAGAGGATTGTGCGCGGCTGGCGCAACGCGCGCAGCGCGATCCCGCGCAGATCGATCCGCAGCCGCAGCGCGGTTTCCGCAGCGCAGCCGATTGGCCGGCCGAAGCGCGCGCGCGCCTGAAACGCGTGCTGCTGTGGCGCGATGCGGTGGCGCGCACGCTGGATCGCCCGCGCCCGTGGATCATCGACGACGCGAACGCGCTCGCGCTGTCGCTGCAGCCGCCCGCGAGCAGCGGCGAATTGTTCGAACGCGTCAAGGGCCAGCGCGCCTTGCGCGGTCCGCAACGTTCGGAACTGCTGGCGTTGCTGCAGACGATCGCGACACCGGAAGAACTCGCCGCACTCGCGCCCATTCCAGCCGCGCCCAAAGGCGATACCAGGCGCGCCGCGGATGCGATGCGCGACGTGGTGCAATCCGAGGCGGCCAGGCTCGACATCCCGCCGGGCCTGTTGTGCCCGCGCCGCCTGATCGAGGAATTCGCGGTCACGCGCACGTGGCCGGAAGGCCTCAACGGCTGGCGCGCCACCGTGCTGCAGGCCAGACTGACCCCGCTGCTGGCCGGCTGA